One Esox lucius isolate fEsoLuc1 chromosome 1, fEsoLuc1.pri, whole genome shotgun sequence genomic region harbors:
- the slc19a3b gene encoding solute carrier family 19 member 3b translates to MLVAETNLREQIRVHGTRMGFWAKLQSTGWVFPTAVLSLYGFFANCRPAEPFLTPYLIGPYKNISEEVVTNFLFPIWTYSYLAVLFPVFLLTDFLRYKPVIVVQGLFLVTNYALLCFAPGLVAMTFLQFNYAVVTSTEVAYFSYIYSMIPPERYQRATGYLRGAMLAGYTTGATLGQLLVSLAGLNYFYLNAISLGTVSLGFLISVWLPMPQRGVFFRGDQAGPDPGAESSSAWCCPDNVDYASRLLWRSFRESYSSRELVCWSLWWALATAGYGQVFNYVQLMWDHIEPSSSSSVYNGGVEAVCTLVGAAAAFSVGHLKVTWDVWGELSLGLFSAVGSGAVFLTGLTGNIWASYAGYVIFKACYMLLITITTFQIASNLSIACYALTFGINTFVALLLQTILTAIIVDETALGLDIVTQFIIYGSYYAAISVLFLIRGMYTACAHYSAADQELEQQPKVEELSSEHF, encoded by the exons ATGCTGGTGGCAGAGACCAACCTGAGGGAGCAGATTAGGGTACATGGGACCAGGATGGGTTTCTGGGCCAAGCTGCAATCCACTGGGTGGGTGTTTCCCACCGCAGTTCTGTCGCTGTACGGGTTCTTCGCCAACTGCCGACCAGCTGAGCCCTTCCTGACACCATATCTTATTGGACCATACAAGAACATCTCAGAGGAAGTG GTGACCAACTTCCTGTTCCCCATTTGGACTTATTCCTACTTGGCCGTCCTCTTCCCTGTCTTCCTATTGACAGACTTCCTGAGGTACAAGCCTGTTATCGTAGTCCAGGGCTTGTTCCTGGTCACCAACTATGCCTTGCTGTGCTTTGCTCCCGGACTGGTCGCCATGACCTTCCTGCAGTTTAACTACGCTGTGGTGACCTCGACAGAGGTGGCCTACTTCTCCTACATCTACAGTATGATCCCTCCAGAGAGGTACCAGCGGGCCACTGGCTACCTCCGCGGTGCCATGCTGGCAGGCTACACCACTGGGGCCACACTCGGCCAGCTGCTGGTCTCCCTGGCAGGGCTGAACTACTTTTACCTCAACGCCATCTCCCTGGGGACTGTCAGTTTAGGGTTCCTCATCTCCGTCTGGTTGCCCATGCCCCAGCGGGGAGTGTTCTTCAGGGGGGACCAGGCTGGGCCTGACCCGGGTGCCGAGAGCAGCAGCGCCTGGTGCTGCCCAGATAATGTGGACTATGCCAGCAGGCTGCTTTGGAGGAGTTTCAGAGAGTCCTACTCATCCAGGGAACTGGTCTGCTGGTCCCTGTGGTGGGCTCTAGCCACGGCGGGCTACGGCCAAGTCTTCAACTATGTCCAGCTGATGTGGGACCACATTGAGCCATCCAGCTCCTCTTCTGTATACAATGGAGGGGTAGAGGCCGTCTGCACCTTAGTTG GTGCAGCCGCTGCCTTCTCTGTGGGTCACTTGAAGGTGACCTGGGACGTCTGGGGGGAGCTGTCACTAGGGTTGTTCTCTGCTGTGGGGTCAGGGGCCGTGTTTCTGACTGGGCTCACCGGCAACATCTGGGCCAGCTATGCCGGCTACGTCATCTTCAAGGCCTGCTACATGCTGCTGATAACCATCACCAC ATTCCAGATTGCGTCCAATCTGTCCATTGCGTGCTACGCTCTAACTTTTGGAATCAACACATTCGTCgccctcctgctgcagaccatTCTCACAGCCATCATTGTTGATGAAACGGCACTGGGGCTCGACATTGTCACACAG TTTATCATCTACGGCAGCTACTATGCAGCCATATCTGTTCTTTTCCTAATCCGAGGAATGTACACAGCCTGTGCCCACTACTCTGCAGCGGACCAGGAGCTGGAACAACAACCCAAAGTGGAAGAGCTTTCCTCAGAACATTTCTGA
- the slc19a3a gene encoding thiamine transporter 2: MEGFTRWRAGWGYPTTLLCIYGFFSTVKPLEPFLTPYLTGPGKNLTVEQVTNEIFPVWTYTYLAVLVPVFLLTDWLRYKPVVVFQCVTLFLTNALTLWLQGVAAMQAMQSVYAMVTASEVAYFSCIYSLVEPEHYRKATSYCRSVQLLGYTVGSVLGQLLVSFDLMSYDSILILTMVLISVALVVSLFLPMPQKTMFFHRGQRDNGQVIPDARNEEATEETGIPDPLKTPGGGESCAAVGEKEEGPEVVERNRVCCQVLIQLWRDFLECYSTRTLLYWSVWWALATCGYNQTVNYIQVLWQHVEPSQNFTVYNGGVEAVSNLFGAATAYGIGFTQVDWAQWGELALGSFSGLGAAALFTMTFTANIWVCYAGYIVFKCLYMLLITIAMFQIATELSMERYALIFGANNFGSLVLQTIITSVVVDGRGLGLGIIPQFIIYGSYFLVIAVIFFLRGVHTVMRTRRSHRHAITAVETPSCVNGSDTCPEQKF; encoded by the exons ATGGAAGGTTTTACACGGTGGAGGGCAGGATGGGGCTACCCCACCACCCTGCTGTGTATCTATGGGTTTTTCAGTACTGTGAAGCCTTTAGAGCCTTTCCTCACACCTTACCTGACAGGTCCTGGCAAAAACCTGACAGTGGAACAG GTGACCAATGAGATCTTCCCTGTGTGGACATACACCTACCTGGCTGTACTGGTACCGGTGTTCCTGCTCACCGATTGGCTGCGCTACAAGCCCGTCGTGGTGTTCCAGTGCGTCACCCTCTTTCTCACCAACGCATTGACACTATGGCTGCAGGGAGTGGCAGCCATGCAGGCGATGCAATCCGTCTACGCCATGGTAACAGCCAGCGAGGTGGCCTACTTCTCATGCATCTACAGCCTGGTGGAGCCGGAGCACTACCGCAAGGCCACGTCATACTGCCGCAGCGTACAGCTGCTCGGATACACAGTGGGATCGGTACTGGGACAGCTGCTGGTCAGCTTTGACCTCATGTCCTACGATAGCATTCTGATACTCACCATGGTGTTGATCTCTGTCGCCCTGGTGGTGTCCCTCTTCCTGCCCATGCCCCAGAAAACCATGTTCTTCCACCGTGGTCAAAGGGACAACGGGCAGGTGATACCCGACGCCAGAAACGAAGAGGCGACAGAAGAAACAGGCATTCCAGATCCACTGAAGACCCCAGGCGGAGGGGAGAGCTGTGCAGCAGTtggggagaaggaagagggCCCAGAGGTGGTGGAAAGGAACAGGGTATGTTGCCAGGTTCTCATCCAGCTCTGGAGAGACTTCCTTGAGTGCTATTCCACGAGGACACTGCTGTACTGGTCAGTGTGGTGGGCACTGGCCACTTGTGGCTACAACCAGACAGTGAACTATATACAGGTTCTGTGGCAGCATGTGGAGCCGTCCCAGAACTTCACAGTCTACAATGGAGGGGTGGAAGCTGTGTCCAACCTGTTTG GTGCAGCAACCGCTTATGGCATTGGCTTCACCCAGGTGGACTGGGCCCAGTGGGGAGAGCTGGCCCTGGGATCATTCTCTGGCCTGGGAGCTGCAGCCCTTTTCACCATGACGTTCACAGCAAACATCTGGGTCTGCTACGCCGGCTACATAGTCTTCAAGTGCCTCTACATGCTGCTCATCACCATAGCCAT GTTCCAAATTGCTACTGAACTGTCTATGGAAAGATATGCACTGATTTTTGGAGCAAACAACTTTGGGTCTTTGGTCCTTCAGACTATTATCACGTCGGTTGTGGTGGATGGCAGGGGGCTCGGCTTGGGCATCATCCCACAG TTCATCATTTATGGAAGCTACTTCTTAGTCATCGCTGTGATTTTCTTTCTGAGGGGTGTACACACCGTTATGAGAACACGGAGAAGCCACAGACACGCCATCACCGCTGTGGAGACGCCTTCATGTGTGAACGGCAGCGACACATGCCCTGAACAAAAATTCTGA